In a single window of the Acidobacteriota bacterium genome:
- a CDS encoding VCBS repeat-containing protein, which produces MSLPPHGSFYRRRSVLFAAGVFAFALLLTAGIFARNGWFPRTDALTGERTGWFGRKLPKNSPSSWDPFAVASPTPTPQLSKEYIYAGSRLLAVEDANANAVPPADLAVWRPSNGTFYVLGGPGSQQTSQGWGMAGDIPVPGDYDGDGKTDFCVFRPSNTTWYILRSSDSSVDYISLGMSTDLTAQADFDGDGKTDAAVYRPSTGDWYVHNSSTSQVTSHSWGTSSDVPVPADVTGDGRADLVVWRDSNATFYVYDIATQHNFSTQFGSSGDKPVLGDYDGDGKSDLALFRPSNTNWYIKRSSDNQTDTINYGDSGDTLVPNDYDGDGKCDIAIWRVLPTKGNPGYWYIRKSTDQQTRTESWGTAGDIPVPAYYRR; this is translated from the coding sequence ATGTCCCTGCCCCCGCACGGATCTTTTTATCGACGTCGCAGCGTCTTGTTTGCGGCCGGAGTGTTTGCGTTCGCGTTGCTGCTGACAGCCGGCATATTTGCGAGAAACGGCTGGTTCCCTAGAACGGATGCATTGACCGGTGAGAGGACCGGTTGGTTCGGTCGAAAACTCCCGAAGAACTCACCTAGCAGTTGGGATCCATTTGCTGTTGCAAGCCCGACGCCTACGCCGCAGCTTAGCAAGGAGTACATCTACGCCGGATCCCGCCTGCTTGCGGTCGAGGACGCAAATGCCAATGCCGTCCCTCCGGCGGACCTTGCGGTATGGCGGCCGTCAAACGGGACATTCTATGTCCTCGGCGGGCCCGGTTCTCAGCAAACCTCGCAAGGCTGGGGAATGGCCGGCGACATCCCCGTCCCGGGTGACTATGACGGCGACGGTAAGACCGATTTCTGCGTATTTCGTCCGTCAAACACGACCTGGTACATTCTCCGCAGCAGTGACAGCTCTGTTGACTATATTTCGCTCGGGATGTCCACGGACCTGACGGCACAGGCGGACTTTGACGGCGACGGCAAAACCGATGCGGCCGTCTATCGCCCTTCGACTGGCGATTGGTATGTGCACAACAGCTCGACCTCTCAGGTGACGTCGCATTCGTGGGGAACGTCATCGGACGTGCCTGTACCGGCAGACGTCACGGGTGACGGGAGGGCGGACCTTGTGGTTTGGCGAGATTCCAACGCCACATTCTATGTTTATGACATCGCCACACAGCACAACTTTTCGACCCAATTCGGCAGCAGCGGCGACAAACCGGTGCTCGGCGATTACGATGGCGACGGCAAATCGGACCTCGCCCTATTCCGTCCGTCAAACACGAACTGGTACATAAAACGCTCTTCTGACAACCAGACCGACACGATCAACTACGGCGATTCAGGCGACACACTAGTACCTAACGACTACGACGGCGATGGCAAATGCGATATCGCCATCTGGCGTGTGCTCCCGACAAAAGGCAACCCTGGCTACTGGTACATCCGCAAATCAACAGATCAGCAAACCAGAACCGAATCCTGGGGCACCGCCGGCGATATTCCGGTACCGGCTTATTACAGGAGGTAG
- the xseB gene encoding exodeoxyribonuclease VII small subunit — translation MDKSFEELLGELEKIVASLEEGDQPLEQSLELFEKGVALSRECRARLENVERRIQVLIQKPDGEAAVEDIEVNDIGS, via the coding sequence ATGGATAAGAGTTTCGAAGAACTTTTAGGTGAATTGGAAAAGATCGTCGCTTCGTTGGAAGAAGGCGACCAGCCGTTGGAACAGAGCTTGGAACTGTTTGAGAAAGGCGTCGCACTTTCCCGCGAATGCCGAGCACGGCTCGAAAATGTCGAACGCCGCATTCAGGTCCTCATTCAAAAACCCGACGGTGAGGCGGCCGTGGAAGATATCGAGGTCAATGATATCGGCAGCTGA
- the xseA gene encoding exodeoxyribonuclease VII large subunit: MAESYFDLLTSDDARLPMSVEELTSRIKAALEDEFGNVWVEGEVVNFTAAASGHWYFNLNDGKAQIRCVCWKGTNFRIRFRPENGIQVRIRGKVSFYTARGETQLVVESLEPSGEGALRAAFEQIRSKLDNEGLFAPELKRPIPFFPNRVGIVTSRTGAAFHDILSVLTRRAMSISILLLPTLVQGEGAADSIRNAITAANLFSGQLPPKEKLDVLIVGRGGGSAEDLWAFNDEALARAIRASSIPVISAVGHEIDWTISDLVADLRAATPSAAAELVAGREEDILATLSSTETRCFEIAKNRTFAADVALNSLSDRLTSEISDRFHTKRNLYNELLQAFSPSRLVGIAAEMRRQVDLLANRAGSAAVSRQTACTEAFSLQVAKLDSLSPLAVLSRGYSLVQTLDGRVLRMAEDVAVGDRIGVRPGNGRLTAEVVEVDPK; encoded by the coding sequence ATGGCCGAATCATACTTTGATCTGCTGACGTCTGATGATGCCCGATTGCCGATGAGCGTCGAGGAACTTACCTCGCGCATTAAGGCCGCTCTCGAAGATGAATTTGGGAACGTTTGGGTCGAAGGTGAGGTAGTCAATTTCACAGCTGCGGCGTCGGGACATTGGTATTTCAATCTTAACGACGGAAAGGCTCAGATCCGCTGCGTTTGCTGGAAAGGCACAAACTTTCGTATCCGGTTTCGCCCCGAGAATGGGATTCAGGTACGAATTCGCGGCAAGGTCAGCTTCTATACTGCTCGGGGCGAGACGCAATTGGTTGTCGAGTCGCTCGAGCCGTCAGGCGAAGGAGCTCTTCGGGCCGCTTTCGAGCAAATTAGGTCCAAATTGGACAATGAGGGTTTGTTTGCTCCGGAGTTGAAACGTCCGATACCGTTCTTTCCGAATCGTGTGGGCATCGTCACATCGCGAACAGGAGCGGCGTTTCACGATATTTTGAGTGTACTGACGCGAAGAGCGATGTCGATCAGCATCCTTCTGCTCCCTACATTGGTGCAGGGTGAAGGTGCGGCCGACTCTATTCGAAACGCGATCACCGCGGCGAATCTGTTTAGCGGGCAGCTCCCGCCAAAGGAAAAACTTGACGTTCTGATCGTTGGCCGCGGCGGCGGCTCAGCCGAAGACCTGTGGGCATTCAACGACGAAGCTTTGGCGAGGGCGATCAGGGCGAGTTCTATTCCGGTAATTTCGGCGGTCGGCCACGAAATTGACTGGACCATTTCGGATCTCGTCGCCGACCTCCGTGCAGCTACGCCGTCCGCTGCTGCGGAACTCGTCGCAGGTCGAGAGGAAGACATACTTGCCACGCTTTCTTCCACTGAGACCCGCTGTTTCGAGATAGCCAAGAATCGAACATTTGCTGCGGATGTCGCACTCAATTCGCTGAGTGATCGGTTGACCTCTGAGATCTCAGATCGGTTCCATACCAAGCGGAATCTCTATAATGAGTTATTGCAGGCTTTCTCGCCTTCTCGGCTCGTTGGCATCGCCGCTGAAATGCGCAGGCAGGTCGATCTACTGGCAAATCGAGCAGGTTCGGCGGCGGTAAGCAGACAAACGGCGTGTACGGAAGCCTTTAGTTTACAGGTCGCCAAGCTCGACTCTCTTTCTCCGTTGGCAGTTTTGTCTCGAGGATACTCGCTGGTACAAACCTTGGACGGCAGGGTATTGCGAATGGCGGAGGACGTAGCCGTCGGCGATAGGATCGGCGTCAGGCCGGGCAATGGCCGACTGACAGCCGAGGTTGTAGAGGTGGATCCCAAATGA
- a CDS encoding VWA domain-containing protein, producing the protein MDQRIDLEITVPSGSRIKIETTEGAVTAEGEFRSIEIRTLTGTIAANVGTEKLSYSFEWTGSRPRYSADIELPSIRERAGGRFEISGNTFGRSLKKGEKDKRTDIKFSTARGIILLNVPPNEVANDLRDRPLTNAAKAIVRSGDSLLMEAIRRSAPRYYGEYARSLPPVVTEPRISRRKETVALQPSDLRKASIRFLDMNNRSVEGMTTSGIEIIENGERRDIVSVQRSEAPFNLILLLDVSGSVDRYMTFIRKAARSFLDTVSVMDRVSIVTFAEDVKVLSGFTTDRTKLSSSLDSFDAGGGTAFYDALAYTLAETLRAIKGERTAIVVLTDGDDNRSFLAFDTLLGPIEESGAVVYPLYVPSGVMASADLTESGLDPLRERYLNSILTDKAKDEGPRLASVSGGVFYNITQLSEIQTAYDDIVKQLRGSYEITYRSSSTVETPLNRIRIRSLRPNTFVQVLNVESVR; encoded by the coding sequence GTGGATCAGAGAATAGACCTTGAGATCACTGTCCCATCCGGATCGCGTATAAAGATCGAAACAACTGAAGGTGCAGTAACTGCCGAGGGCGAGTTTAGATCGATCGAGATACGTACATTGACCGGCACGATCGCGGCGAACGTCGGGACCGAAAAGCTCTCATATTCATTTGAGTGGACCGGATCGAGACCTCGATATTCGGCGGACATCGAATTGCCCAGTATCCGTGAACGGGCCGGAGGAAGATTCGAGATCAGCGGTAATACTTTTGGCAGATCACTCAAAAAGGGCGAAAAAGATAAAAGGACAGACATTAAATTCTCAACGGCACGCGGGATCATTCTCCTTAACGTCCCGCCAAATGAGGTCGCTAACGATCTGCGTGACAGGCCGTTGACAAATGCTGCAAAAGCGATCGTTCGCAGCGGCGACAGTCTTTTGATGGAGGCTATTCGCCGATCTGCCCCCCGCTACTACGGCGAATACGCCCGAAGCCTTCCTCCGGTTGTTACTGAGCCTCGCATTTCCAGACGTAAGGAGACAGTAGCCTTACAACCGTCCGATCTTCGAAAAGCTTCGATACGGTTCTTAGATATGAACAACAGATCCGTCGAAGGCATGACAACCTCAGGGATCGAGATCATTGAAAACGGGGAACGCCGCGACATCGTATCCGTACAGAGGTCCGAGGCTCCTTTTAATTTGATTCTCCTTTTGGACGTATCAGGCAGCGTCGACCGGTATATGACCTTTATCAGAAAAGCAGCGCGGTCGTTTTTGGATACCGTATCAGTAATGGATAGGGTCTCGATCGTTACTTTTGCCGAGGATGTAAAGGTCTTATCCGGTTTCACAACCGACCGAACTAAACTCTCTTCGTCTTTGGATTCATTCGATGCCGGCGGCGGAACCGCATTCTACGATGCTCTTGCCTACACATTGGCTGAAACACTGAGAGCAATTAAGGGTGAAAGGACCGCTATCGTCGTTCTTACAGACGGCGATGATAACAGGTCATTCTTGGCGTTCGATACGCTTTTGGGCCCTATAGAAGAGAGCGGTGCGGTCGTGTATCCGCTTTACGTACCTTCGGGTGTGATGGCTTCTGCCGATCTCACGGAAAGCGGGTTGGACCCGCTTCGTGAACGATATCTGAACTCGATATTAACCGATAAAGCCAAGGACGAAGGTCCCAGGCTCGCATCGGTATCCGGCGGAGTGTTTTATAACATCACGCAGCTATCTGAAATTCAGACGGCGTATGACGACATTGTAAAACAGTTGCGCGGCTCCTATGAAATAACATACCGAAGCTCCTCAACCGTCGAAACTCCTTTGAACCGTATTCGCATTCGTTCGCTCAGGCCGAATACATTTGTGCAAGTATTGAATGTTGAGTCTGTGAGATAG
- a CDS encoding serine/threonine protein kinase — protein sequence MKDTSYTGQTLDSKYQIDRELGRGGMGTVYLATHLGTERPVAVKIISREYMRRPEFVERFRREARAAGRLRHPNVVDVTDFGFANSNDGEVAYLVMEYLDGCTLGEILDEEKNLPVGWTLDIIEQVCSAVHEAHQQGIIHRDLKPDNIWLEPNQRGGYTVKVLDFGIAKLEEQSDLEPNGETPQIYRRSTHTVFEGPNITFDDSELNDTVALGTDVTAFPKAMPLGETRPAENSEGETAIFSKTSDNKEKLGPNVVDEASSGHPQVVSGSPDGHSLLEGKGSAELTRAGAVLGTPLYMSPEQCRGDRLDARSDIYSLGVIAYQMLSGSTPFEGDYKAVMHAHQFEQPKPLTSKKVRRKMRQVIHNALEKDLELRPESAEAFASELRSRSEGLFGLLRRALVIYSEHLPKFLLLTSFFQLPSIILTVLMLTLSFLKISETISETSSNVALGIAGFALTVLSMLCTYLNLGTITWIVTQYLSIPLRPVRLRPALRETRLRWKALFGTGLLSTLGTIVIGALTCGIGFLVLSVAWTLVGPVVMMERLKGWAALKRSQTLVRRSMMTASGVVLMLFLIPAIVAGTISAVVNISARAFDPKSTPPAISVSEGENSPSSAKSTKDEKNEGSFNINIGPQRTIKVNGGADMRDQLKTTLLESLIQILWMPVQILVLSFSAIIVALLYVKTRLAGGESMNDLIERFEDDGRPRKRWQERVRQRLIQSGRVSGRSSTSD from the coding sequence ATGAAAGATACGTCTTACACAGGCCAGACGCTTGACTCTAAATACCAGATCGACCGCGAACTCGGACGCGGCGGCATGGGAACGGTCTATCTTGCAACACATCTTGGCACTGAGCGCCCTGTCGCCGTTAAGATCATCTCGCGTGAGTATATGCGTCGGCCGGAATTCGTAGAGCGGTTTCGACGCGAGGCAAGAGCCGCCGGGCGTCTAAGACACCCGAACGTGGTAGACGTGACGGATTTTGGATTCGCCAACAGTAATGACGGCGAGGTCGCATACCTCGTCATGGAATACTTGGATGGCTGCACACTGGGCGAAATACTCGACGAGGAAAAAAACCTGCCGGTAGGATGGACGTTGGACATCATTGAGCAGGTTTGTTCAGCGGTTCACGAGGCTCATCAGCAAGGAATTATCCATAGAGATCTAAAGCCCGATAACATTTGGCTCGAGCCCAATCAGCGTGGCGGATATACGGTCAAAGTACTTGATTTCGGTATCGCAAAACTCGAAGAGCAGTCAGATCTGGAGCCGAACGGAGAAACGCCGCAGATCTATCGCCGTTCAACACATACGGTTTTCGAGGGGCCGAATATCACCTTTGACGACAGTGAGTTGAACGATACGGTGGCGTTGGGAACAGACGTTACTGCCTTTCCTAAGGCTATGCCGCTCGGTGAAACCAGGCCCGCCGAAAATTCAGAGGGTGAGACCGCGATCTTTTCTAAGACATCCGATAACAAGGAAAAGCTGGGCCCAAATGTAGTAGATGAGGCTTCCTCCGGGCACCCGCAAGTTGTTTCAGGTTCGCCTGACGGCCATTCGTTATTGGAAGGAAAGGGTTCTGCAGAACTTACCAGAGCCGGTGCCGTGCTTGGAACCCCGCTTTACATGTCACCGGAGCAGTGTCGGGGGGACAGACTCGATGCGAGATCCGATATTTACAGCCTGGGCGTGATCGCATACCAAATGCTGTCGGGATCAACACCGTTCGAGGGTGATTACAAAGCGGTGATGCATGCTCACCAATTTGAACAGCCCAAGCCGCTCACATCTAAAAAGGTCCGTCGAAAAATGCGGCAGGTCATCCACAACGCACTGGAAAAAGATCTAGAACTGCGACCTGAAAGTGCGGAAGCTTTTGCAAGTGAGCTGCGGTCGCGCTCAGAAGGCCTTTTCGGACTGCTTCGCAGGGCACTGGTTATCTACAGCGAGCATCTGCCGAAGTTTTTGCTCCTAACCTCCTTTTTTCAACTGCCTTCGATCATTCTTACTGTGTTGATGTTAACGCTCTCGTTCTTGAAGATCAGCGAGACGATCAGCGAGACCTCATCTAACGTTGCACTCGGAATTGCGGGTTTTGCGCTGACTGTCCTTAGCATGCTCTGCACCTATTTGAACTTGGGAACCATTACGTGGATCGTGACCCAGTACCTTTCGATCCCGTTGCGGCCTGTCAGGCTGCGGCCCGCACTCCGCGAAACGCGACTTCGCTGGAAAGCTCTATTCGGGACAGGGCTGCTAAGTACTCTAGGCACGATCGTGATCGGTGCTCTGACTTGTGGAATTGGGTTTCTGGTACTAAGTGTGGCTTGGACACTTGTCGGCCCGGTTGTGATGATGGAACGCCTCAAAGGCTGGGCAGCCCTGAAAAGGTCCCAGACGCTGGTACGCCGCTCTATGATGACCGCGTCCGGTGTAGTCTTGATGCTCTTTTTGATTCCTGCAATAGTTGCCGGAACCATTTCCGCGGTAGTTAATATTTCCGCCCGTGCGTTCGATCCAAAGTCAACCCCGCCGGCTATAAGCGTGAGTGAAGGAGAAAATAGCCCCTCGTCGGCAAAAAGCACTAAGGATGAGAAAAATGAGGGTAGTTTCAACATCAACATCGGTCCTCAGCGGACTATCAAGGTGAACGGTGGTGCGGATATGCGTGACCAGTTAAAAACAACGCTGCTGGAATCGCTGATCCAGATCTTGTGGATGCCAGTTCAAATACTAGTTCTTTCGTTTTCTGCGATCATTGTGGCTTTGCTATACGTCAAGACAAGGTTGGCCGGAGGCGAGTCGATGAACGATCTAATCGAACGTTTTGAGGACGATGGGCGTCCAAGAAAGCGTTGGCAGGAAAGGGTGCGGCAACGCCTCATCCAGTCTGGCAGAGTTTCCGGGAGATCGTCCACCTCCGACTGA
- the recA gene encoding recombinase RecA gives MDKSKAIESALQQIEKKFGKGSIMRLGERPHEDIGAISTNCLSLDAAIGVGGFPRGRIVEVYGPESSGKTTLALQVVASAQKTGGVCAYIDAEHAMDPEYAQKLGVNIDDMLISQPDSGEQALEIAETLVRSNSVDVIVIDSVAALVPRAELDGEMGDSLPGLQARLMSQALRKITAIVSNSRTCFVFINQLREKIGVFFGSPETTTGGKALKFYASVRLDIRRIGAIKDGDKVVGNRTRVKVVKNKCAPPFREAEFDIMYGEGISREGDLLDLAVANNIVEKSGAWFSYAGERLGQGRDNVKNLLKERPELLERIESDVKVRLGFVKADAAVSG, from the coding sequence ATGGACAAGAGCAAAGCAATAGAATCGGCATTACAACAGATCGAAAAGAAATTTGGCAAAGGCTCGATAATGAGACTTGGTGAAAGGCCGCACGAAGACATCGGAGCGATCTCAACAAATTGCCTCAGCTTGGACGCAGCTATCGGGGTTGGCGGATTTCCTAGGGGCAGAATAGTCGAGGTGTATGGCCCGGAAAGTTCCGGAAAAACCACGCTCGCTCTGCAAGTGGTAGCTTCTGCACAGAAAACAGGCGGTGTCTGTGCTTATATCGACGCTGAGCACGCTATGGATCCTGAGTATGCACAAAAGCTCGGGGTCAATATCGATGATATGTTGATCTCGCAGCCGGATTCGGGTGAACAAGCTTTGGAGATCGCCGAGACGTTGGTGCGGTCCAACAGTGTTGATGTTATCGTCATCGATTCAGTTGCGGCCCTAGTTCCGCGGGCCGAACTCGACGGCGAAATGGGCGACAGTTTGCCCGGCCTTCAGGCGCGGCTAATGTCGCAAGCTTTGAGAAAGATCACCGCGATAGTGTCAAATTCTCGGACATGTTTCGTCTTCATCAACCAACTTCGCGAGAAGATCGGCGTCTTCTTTGGGTCCCCGGAAACGACAACGGGCGGCAAAGCATTGAAGTTTTATGCAAGCGTTCGACTGGATATTCGCCGGATCGGCGCGATCAAGGACGGAGATAAGGTAGTGGGCAACAGAACACGCGTAAAAGTTGTCAAGAATAAATGCGCTCCGCCCTTTCGTGAAGCTGAATTCGACATTATGTACGGTGAAGGTATCTCTAGAGAGGGCGATCTTCTCGATCTTGCAGTTGCCAACAATATCGTAGAAAAGTCGGGGGCATGGTTCTCATATGCGGGCGAACGGCTGGGCCAAGGCCGTGACAACGTAAAGAATCTGCTCAAAGAAAGGCCCGAGCTTCTGGAACGCATCGAAAGTGATGTGAAGGTTCGATTAGGATTTGTAAAGGCCGACGCCGCAGTTTCGGGCTAG